The Haliotis asinina isolate JCU_RB_2024 chromosome 3, JCU_Hal_asi_v2, whole genome shotgun sequence genome segment gccattatttacagaccgacgccatgtaggcggtgttaaacaacaaacgaaacCAACCAAAAAAACTGTCAGGCATTGGGTTTGTGTAATAAGTGGTAAAAACACATACCCATGCATATCTCAAATAGTTTGCTTCAGCAATCCTGTTCTCCTCTTTGGTTACTAAGCAGTGTATAATACGATGGTGTGCGCCTATGTTCTGCGAGTTAACCTTCCAAACAGCCGTGTCACCTCAAGGCGGAACCGCTGGTTGCAGACGCTGTAAATGATAGGATTGGATACACTGTTGATAAAGTAGGACCTCAGAAACAGATTGGTAGCTGCAATTCCTGCCCCGGGAAGTTCGTCAAACACGTGTTTGTTGACAGCCCTCGTAGCCATCAGACTCAGGTGAGGAAGGTAGCTCAGCACATACACGAGGGTGATGAGAAACAGCATCATTAGTGTCTTGTGACTTCTTTGACGCTGTGATGATGTACCGGTAGGGAACCGGTGTCTTCTACTCCTGGTGGGATGTCTGGCCGATCGTGATGCAGATGATGCATTTCCGTCTGGACATGAATCCGTTATCCGTTCTGATGTTGTGGCAGGTATGATGGAATCACTTCTGTCGCAAGAGGACAGGTTTGATTCCCGTGTAACTGACGGACACTGGACATCGGATGATGAAGTATTGGGTACCATTTCGCGTCTGGTATCCATTTCCACATTTTGTCCGGTTTCATAGACAGCAGTCATTCGTTTCCGTTGCCTGATAACCTGCCTCCATATGACACCGTAAAGCGCAGAGAGAGTGAGTGCTGatgagaagaaaatgaaaaaaagaacgCCGTTATAGATGAGAGGGAGGGGCGTCCTGATGTAGTCGTCAGAGGTAGAGCAGTCAGAACCGTTAATATACCCGTCATCTGTTGCAACTGCTCTAGGACCATAGACAACAGCATTGGGCAATGACACCATCACAGTTATAAGTGAACACACTATTACTATAATCTTGGCAAACAAAGGCGTCATCTGCTTTTCCAACGGTCGGCATATTTTCCTATACCTGTCCACGGCTATGGCTACGAGTATTGTCGCTGAAGCAATGGCTGAGAATGTTACAAGTAATCGCAATATCTTACACAGTTTGTACAGCCCAAATGTATAGTTATGCCGTATGTCTGCTATCTCTGATGGAATACAAACGGTGACTGTAATCATGTCAAACGTAGCTAGTGCTACAATAAAGCATCGGGTAGCACTTTCTTTATATTTCACAAGATACACATAACAGACGAGGGAATTACCAACAAGCCCAACGAGCATCAACACAGCAAGAAACAAGTTGGCGGGCAAGGCCTGCAGGGCGTATCTGTTGTCATAGCGACGAAGATAAAGATCACGGTCGAGTTGAGTGACACTGACGTTCCCGTCGACCATTAACttcattgacatgttttttttttattctgaaGAACAAAACAGGTGTATAAGTACATTGATTAATATCTAACGACAATGTTGATTTATCTGAAAATAGGTAAGTATAAAGAGACAGAAAGAATGGGAAGGAGAGAGACCGAAAGAGAAGGAAGAGAACGGAAGAGAGGAGGggaagagagacagagagagtcaTATACTTATATAATGTCAGAAACATCAATATCATTACTGTACCAACATAGTAGAATCATGATCCACTGAAAACacggtgtgtatgtgtgtgtatctgcATGTCTGTAAATACGTTGATAGGCTGGTATGATGTATGGATAAATGTGTTTAATAAcaataatgtacatatatatgaaatACAATTTTATGGCAAAATGAATTAATTTATAATACTTTCTTACCTTGTGCTTCCCTCTATTAAATGCATTATACAGATACACTTTCGAACCGGAGGAACGGAATTGAGGCCAAAGGGAAGTTCCGTGTGGCTGTCCTCAATTCGACCATTGTACCGGTGTCATCCTGGGTGAGtatccgggttaaaattggtcttcagcaaatcaTGCCAACTCATCACTGACGAGATCgcgtggtcaggttcgctgacctggttgacacatgtcatcgtatcccaactgcgttgatcgatgctcgttCCGtggatcactggcttgtctggtccagactcgattatttacagaacgccgctgTATGGCAGtgatatttctgagtgcggcgtaaaactacaaaaccaaaccaaaaagcATACCGGTGTGTATCACTTATAGTCACCTATTCAATTACCCATTCAGCATTTTAATATATAGgtactcatgatgtcagtcactagagTGTCTCTTTACCCACTGAAGTCACACAGAATTGTTGATTGTAGCGTGCAAGCAACATCATCGAGGGTCTGAAATCCAATAAAGGTCAAATGGCTTTTTTAGATGCCACATTACTTTCATGTTTGACGAGGTGTATAAACATTCAGCATGACCACAAAAATCCTCAACGCTGTGTGAGGCGATAACTTCA includes the following:
- the LOC137278830 gene encoding uncharacterized protein, whose translation is MTTAVNFTLDQYNDVYSQRYLPATVYISVMMVVGFVGNSVVFHVYLKKFKPSTTRCFILVVALLDVLNAVVCCPVQILQMRNFVTFGSSGVCRFMITSVTYFSTASGQVLILVAVDRYRKVCRPFQKQMTPYTAKLACGILCLVLLMLMIPSPLIYGPKTVTRSNVNITICRPLQDREDYYKAYTFFWIFMLLGLVTSLAVLYSCIWCRVYQQMKFRQKLKASNSVEGIDGPTKHRKQNQSQVEGGVKLNSSQLTYESQDTTSSSHDLNSASVGVPCSCSKNSDTTNTDSSLSMPVRTGSDIRQASQDKDVRKMTLTLFLVTMVYVLSCVPYFTVTTMMSRDPENYERLAMKYSFFSILEKSYHLQIAANPIIYGFLNKQFRSELRLICTRKYMSMKLMVDGNVSVTQLDRDLYLRRYDNRYALQALPANLFLAVLMLVGLVGNSLVCYVYLVKYKESATRCFIVALATFDMITVTVCIPSEIADIRHNYTFGLYKLCKILRLLVTFSAIASATILVAIAVDRYRKICRPLEKQMTPLFAKIIVIVCSLITVMVSLPNAVVYGPRAVATDDGYINGSDCSTSDDYIRTPLPLIYNGVLFFIFFSSALTLSALYGVIWRQVIRQRKRMTAVYETGQNVEMDTRREMVPNTSSSDVQCPSVTRESNLSSCDRSDSIIPATTSERITDSCPDGNASSASRSARHPTRSRRHRFPTGTSSQRQRSHKTLMMLFLITLVYVLSYLPHLSLMATRAVNKHVFDELPGAGIAATNLFLRSYFINSVSNPIIYSVCNQRFRLEVTRLFGRLTRRT